From the Microbacterium sp. W4I4 genome, one window contains:
- a CDS encoding ABC transporter substrate-binding protein encodes MTSTRIIRTAAVVAVGAVSAFGLAACSSADSAPDSVSSGKPVTIEYMHRLDNGTDMATVAEIAERWNEENPDIQVKTTKFDGAATDMVLKLETDVKAGNAPCLAQVGYSEAPQLYVKGLLEDVTAEAEKYESNFSAGAYAGMRVGDVVVGLPQDVGPLVYFYNATAFKELGLEAPATIEDLAADSATAATAGKYVTAFTADEATHWLAAQSAAAGDTWFSTKGDKWVVDAEGTGSQKVSTFWQDLLDKNQTLKADRWGEPFTVALNDGSLIGHIGAAWEAGFLLDSLDGTPSEGQWRVAQLPDFGAGEMTGPDGGSGVAVLKGCDHPAEAMKFNNWFNTQIDDLASQGLVVAGNGAPKSSEKMLRQFGGQDVLGELATATANMNPDFPYAPGFSTLSAMTETAAGVTAGDKKVADIFTTAQNTAMKALTDLGLPVAE; translated from the coding sequence ATGACATCCACCCGCATCATCCGCACCGCCGCCGTCGTCGCCGTCGGAGCCGTCTCGGCCTTCGGCCTCGCCGCCTGCAGCAGCGCCGACAGCGCCCCCGACTCGGTCTCGTCGGGCAAGCCGGTGACCATCGAGTACATGCACCGCCTCGACAACGGCACCGACATGGCCACGGTCGCCGAGATCGCCGAGCGCTGGAACGAGGAGAACCCCGACATCCAGGTCAAGACGACCAAGTTCGACGGCGCCGCCACCGACATGGTCCTCAAGCTGGAGACCGATGTGAAGGCCGGCAACGCCCCGTGCCTCGCACAGGTCGGCTACTCAGAAGCACCCCAGCTGTATGTGAAGGGCCTGCTGGAGGACGTCACCGCCGAGGCTGAGAAGTACGAGTCGAACTTCTCAGCGGGAGCCTACGCCGGCATGCGCGTCGGCGACGTCGTCGTCGGACTGCCGCAGGATGTCGGCCCCCTGGTCTACTTCTACAACGCCACCGCGTTCAAGGAGCTCGGCCTCGAGGCTCCCGCGACCATCGAGGACCTGGCCGCGGACTCGGCCACGGCCGCCACCGCGGGCAAGTACGTCACGGCGTTCACCGCCGACGAGGCCACGCACTGGCTGGCCGCGCAGTCCGCGGCCGCCGGCGACACCTGGTTCAGCACCAAGGGCGACAAGTGGGTCGTGGATGCCGAAGGCACCGGCTCGCAGAAGGTCTCGACCTTCTGGCAGGATCTGCTCGACAAGAATCAGACGCTCAAGGCGGACCGCTGGGGCGAGCCGTTCACCGTCGCGCTCAACGACGGCAGCCTGATCGGCCACATCGGCGCGGCATGGGAGGCGGGCTTCCTGCTCGACTCGCTCGACGGCACCCCGTCCGAGGGCCAGTGGCGCGTCGCCCAGCTGCCCGACTTCGGTGCGGGTGAGATGACCGGTCCCGACGGCGGCTCCGGCGTCGCGGTCCTCAAGGGCTGCGACCACCCGGCCGAGGCCATGAAGTTCAACAACTGGTTCAACACCCAGATCGACGACCTCGCCTCGCAGGGACTCGTGGTCGCCGGCAACGGCGCCCCGAAGAGCAGCGAGAAGATGCTGCGTCAGTTCGGCGGCCAGGACGTCCTCGGCGAGCTCGCCACTGCCACGGCGAACATGAACCCGGACTTCCCGTACGCACCCGGCTTCTCCACCCTGTCGGCGATGACCGAGACCGCCGCAGGCGTGACCGCCGGTGACAAGAAGGTCGCCGACATCTTCACCACGGCCCAGAACACGGCCATGAAGGCGCTGACGGACCTCGGTCTTCCGGTCGCCGAGTAA
- a CDS encoding carbohydrate ABC transporter permease, with the protein MSTETISRSLRTRGFRARQESRTGWLFMAPFAALFLIVFLVPIIISVRAAFFSQKPSGGGLFGGGELVDTFVGFDNLAAAASNEVFWIGMGRVVLYAALQIPVMIIAALALALLLDSFLVRRPAFFRLSFFLPFAIPGVIAAMIWLYLYTPEVSPFIPFLPAGVDFMAPGTILASMANMTTWTYTGYNMLIFLAALQAIPRELYEAARIDGADGFQISMRIKVPMVRGAALLAVLLSIIGTIQLFNEPVIMEGANSWMGLDYTPMMLTYNSMMGEISPSGSGPASAYSLLLAVIAGLLAVVYAFAQRRKAS; encoded by the coding sequence GTGAGCACCGAGACCATCAGCAGGAGCCTCCGCACCCGGGGCTTCCGCGCACGCCAGGAGTCCCGCACGGGCTGGCTGTTCATGGCGCCGTTCGCGGCGCTGTTCCTCATCGTCTTCCTCGTGCCGATCATCATCTCGGTGCGCGCGGCGTTCTTCTCCCAGAAGCCCTCCGGCGGCGGACTGTTCGGGGGCGGCGAACTGGTGGACACCTTCGTGGGCTTCGACAACCTCGCCGCGGCCGCTTCCAACGAGGTGTTCTGGATCGGCATGGGACGCGTCGTGCTCTACGCCGCGCTCCAGATCCCGGTGATGATCATCGCGGCCCTCGCCCTGGCACTGCTGCTGGATTCTTTCCTCGTGCGGCGCCCGGCCTTCTTCCGTCTGTCGTTCTTCCTGCCGTTCGCGATCCCCGGGGTCATCGCCGCGATGATCTGGCTGTACCTCTACACGCCCGAGGTCTCGCCCTTCATCCCGTTCCTGCCCGCCGGCGTGGACTTCATGGCTCCGGGCACGATCCTCGCCTCGATGGCGAACATGACCACCTGGACCTACACCGGCTACAACATGCTGATCTTCCTCGCAGCTCTCCAGGCCATCCCGCGCGAGCTGTACGAGGCCGCGCGCATCGACGGCGCCGACGGCTTCCAGATCTCGATGCGCATCAAGGTGCCGATGGTGCGCGGGGCCGCGCTGCTGGCGGTGCTGCTGTCCATCATCGGCACGATCCAGCTGTTCAACGAGCCCGTGATCATGGAGGGCGCCAACTCCTGGATGGGACTGGACTACACGCCGATGATGCTCACCTACAACTCGATGATGGGTGAGATCTCACCCTCGGGCAGCGGCCCGGCATCCGCGTATTCGCTGCTGCTGGCCGTGATCGCGGGCCTGCTGGCCGTCGTGTACGCATTCGCGCAGCGCAGGAAGGCATCCTGA